A segment of the Vibrio sp. YMD68 genome:
AGCAACATACGGCTTAAACCCACAATACCGTTGAGTGGTGTGCGCAGTTCGTGGCTGATGGTTGAAATGAACGTGGTTTTATCTCGGCTCGCTTTCTCTAGTGACTCTTCATGCTGTTTACGTTCGGTAATATCACGGCCAAATCCCACTAAACCTAAATGCGCACCCTCTTTGCTATAAAAAGGTACTTTTCTCAATTCAAAGTAGTTTTTTCTGCCATCGGGGTACTCCAACCATTGTTCATAAGTGATTGCTTGATTATCAAGAAAGACTTTCTGGTCGGTATCAATGATCTGTTCCGCTATCTCTTTGCTATATACGTCTCTTGGTGATAATCCAACCAACTCACTTTCTCTTTTACCGGTGAGCTCTTCCATCGCACGATTACAACCCGAGAATATGCCATCAGCATTACGATAGTAAATCAGATCGGGAGAGGCATCGATAAACGATCGTAATAGCGCGGTTCGCTCAGCAAGCTCGACTTGTGTTTTTTCTCGCTGATACACTTCATTTTCAAGATCATTGATCGCTTCTTTTCTCGCTTCTTCCGCTTTTATACGCTCTTCTATTTGTAAATTTAATTTTGCTATATTTTGTTGAAGGCGAAGGTTTAGCTCTTGATCTCGAGAGCGCATATCTTTTAATTTTGACACCAATTTTGACAAACGCTGGCGAGACTCTTCCAACTGATCAACTACAACAGAAAGAAAGTAGACAGCCCATGGTGTGATGATCAATCCGAAAAATACCGAACGGACAATATCGATATCGTCAACATGGCCGCTTAAGGCCAAAGTGATACCGACTTGAACCACAACGGCGAGAGCAACAAGAGCCATGGCGAGTAAGATAGAGAAACGAAGGATGCCCAGCTTGACGAGAAGGTCAACGTAATACTGAGCAAGATTTTTTATCGGTTTCATTAAAGAGGTCCTGCGTTAAGTAGCCATTTAGTCTACTCTTTTTAACCCGATTAGGTAAGCCAACTGCATCACAGCCTAGCCTCCCTATCCGGATAAAAATGAACCTCTTCGGCTATTTATGTCGTGACCGCTGTTGTGACTGCTACAGCTAAAGCTGAATGAATATAACGACAAATATTGAAGCGTGATGACAAGAGAGTAATATCAGACAACCCCTAATGATCGGCCAAGACAGGTTTCGAGTAGATAAATGGCTGATTCAGTAATGATCCTTGAGCGCCATCACGATCCAAAGCGCGACCAATTTCCGTCATCGCGAGCCAACGATTTTCGCACCATAAAGGGGCCAGTAATGTTGGTCGCCGGGCGGCGGAGGCTACACGGTGAAAGATGATGTCTGGTGGTGTCATACGGATAAGTTCGCTAGCGATAGATACGTAATCATCCAGCTCTGGCGCGGTCAATTTTCCAGCTTTCCACGCTTTCGCCATGGTGCTGCCTTCAACAATATGTAAGCCGTGCAGCTTTATTCCATCGGTTCCCACTTGAAGTACTTTTTCCAACGTTGCTAAATTGTCATCACGAGTTTCTTTAGGTAAACCGACAATCAGGTGCGTACATACCTTGATACCCAACGAACGAGCCCGTTTTGTTATCTCGGCGTAGCATTCAAAATCATGGCCTCGATTGATGTGTTTTAACGTTTTGTTGCTGGCGGTTTGCAACCCAAGCTCAAGCCAAATTTCATAACCTTTATTTACGTACTCAGACAGTAGGTCTAATACCGAATCAGGGACACAATCAGGGCGAGTTCCCACACACAAACCCACTATATCAGCTGCCTTGAGCGCTTCTTCATACATATTGCGAAGGACTTGTACTTCAGCGTACGTATTGGTGTAGGCTTGAAAATAAGCCAGATATTTACGAGCCCGCTTCACTTCTCCAGCACGATCTGTGAGTTGTTCCGCAATGCCTTTAACCAGTGTCTCCTCATCAACAAATGAAGACACATTGCAAAATGTACAGCCGCCTCGTCCAATCGTTCCATCTCTATTGGGGCAACTAAAGCCACCATGCAATGTTAGCTTGTGAACTTTTTCACCGTATCTGCGTTGTAAATCTTGACCAATGGTATTAACCAACTCATGTAACTGCATAAACCGACCGTATCTGTGTTTGCTCAAACGCTAGCAATCGAAACTATTATCAATTCGATTACTGAAAATTAATTACATCCCTGCAAGATAAAGTCACGCATATTAATGGCCTGCATATTGAGATTAACTATCAAAAATCAATAAACATGCAGAAATGTTGGTAAAAAAACCTCCTGTTGCACAAATGTTAACTATAATATGCATTTTTTAACTAAAAAAATGGTCTACAAGCGTCAGTTTTCATTGCAATGAGCCTCGACAAAATTGTAGGATACTTACACAATACCGCCTAATTTGTATTCTTAATTACACGATTAGTTGCGGATTAATCGGTGAATCCAACCTCCCACCTATATAAGTCACTGGATTGTGATTTGAAACAACTGGATATCACTAAGGAATGTTTTTCTCGCCATATATTTCAGCGAGAGACGGAAAGGACTCAGACCAATCACACTGGTTGGTTTAGATTCATAAAAATAAAGGAACAGACTCAACACTAAGTTGGACTTAGCGATGTTGCGTCGATATTAAACTGGAAGGATGTATCTATGGTAGATAGAGAGCAGAGTGCACAGGGCATGTATACTCCGGAATTGGAGCATGATGCGTGTGGTATCGGTTTTGTTGCTCACTTAAAAAACCGTAAATCTCATGATGTAGTAACTCAAGCACTCGATATGCTAGCGCGTATGGAACACCGTGGTGGTCAAGGTTGTGATCCTTGCTCAGGTGACGGTGCGGGTATTTTGCTGCAAAAGCCTCATGAATTTTTACTCGAAGAATCAGTATCGCTGGGTATCAAGCTACCTTCTTTCGAAAAATACGGTGTTGGTGTTGTACTTTTCCCTAAAGATGAACATAAACGCGCACAGTGTCGTGACATCCTTGAGCGTAATGCTCAACGCTTGGAACTGGAAGTTTTAGGCTACCGCGAACTGCCTACAGACAATTCTATGATTGGTGCTGATCCATTAAGCACTGAGCCTCAATTTGAACATGTCTTCATTTCAGGTGGTCCAAGTACTACACCTGAAGAACTAGAGCGTAAGCTTTATGTACTGCGTAACTATACCGTTCGAGTTTGTCTAGAAAGTGTGTCTAACATTGGGGATGATTTCTACATCAACTCAATGTCATACAAGACTCTGGTTTACAAAGGCCAGTTAACGACGGAACAGGTTCCTCAATATTTCCTGGATCTTCAAAATCCAACGATGGTAACCGCTTTAGCTTTGGTTCACTCTCGTTTCTCTACCAATACATTCCCTCGCTGGCGTCTAGCTCAACCTTTCCGTTACATCGCTCATAACGGCGAAATCAATACGGTTCGTGGTAACTTGAACTGGATGAAAGCCCGTGAAGCGATCATTGAATCTGATCTTTTCACCAAAGCTGAAATCGACATGCTTCTTCCTATTTGTCAGGAAGGCAGTTCAGATTCATCAAACTTTGATATGGCACTTGAGCTCCTAGTTTTATCTGGTCGTAGCCTGCCACATGCCTTGATGATGATGATTCCTGAAGCATGGCAAGAAAACAAAAACATGGATCCAACTCGTCGTGCGTTCTATCAATACCACGCGAACGTGATGGAACCGTGGGATGGCCCTGCGTCTGTTTGTTTCACTGATGGTGTTCAAGTTGGTGCAACGCTTGACCGTAACGGTCTGCGCCCTTCTCGCTACACAGTGACAAAAGACGACTTCCTAGTGATGGCGTCTGAGTCTGGCGTTGTTGAAATCGCACCAGAAAACGTTGAATACCGTGGTCGTTTGCAGCCTGGCCGTATCTTCGTTGCTGACTTAGAGCAAGGTCGTATCATTTCTGATGAAGAAGTGAAAGATGGCATCGCAAGTGCACAACCTTATGAAAAGTGGGTTGAAGAGAATCTTCTGAGCTTGAAAAAGCTGCCCGATGCAAGTAACGAATTTAACCAACCTTCTCCAGAAAAGCTTCTACACAAACAACAATCGTTTGGTGTGAGTTCTGAAGAAGTGAATGAGATCATTCTTCCTCTTGCGAAAACAGGCTACGAGCCACTTTCTGCAATGGGTGCTGACTGGCCGCTAGCGATTCTTTCCCATCAATCGCAACACCTTTCAAACTACTTCAAACAGTTGTTTGCACAAGTCACTAACCCACCGATCGACCCGATTCGTGAGCGTATGGTTATGTCTCTGAACACTTACCTAGGTAAAGATCAGAACCTACTGGCTGAAACACCTGAACACTGTCAAAAAGTAGAACTTGAATCTCCTGTTCTTTCTAACTCAGAGTTAGAAAAACTGCGTGCAATCGATAACGAGCATCTTCAATCGAAGACACTGGATATCGTATTCCAAGCAAATGGGGACGAAGGTAAGTTAGAGCGTGCGCTTAAGCGTATCTGCCAATATGCGGAAGACGCAGTGATTGATGGCTACTCTATCATTCTACTGACTGACCGTGCGGTTAACTCTAACCATGCTGCTATCCCAGCAATGCTTGCAGTTGGCGCAGTTCATCACCACTTAATCCGTAAAGGCCTACGTGCTAAGTGTGACATCGTTGTTGAAACGGGCGACGCTCGTGAAACACACCACTTTGCCACGCTTATCGGTTACGGTGCGAACGCAGTCAATCCATACCTCGTTATTGAAACGATTGTTGAATTGCAACGTATTAAGAAACTCGATCCAACCGTACACCCACGTGAGTTATTCGATAACTACCGTAAAGGCGTGAACGGTGGTCTACTGAAGATTTTCTCTAAGATGGGGATCTCTACGCTGCAGTCTTACCACGGTGCACAAATCTTTGAAGCACTTGGTATCAGCAAATCCGTAGTTGAAAAATACTTCACTGGTACTGTTTCACGTATCCAAGGTTTAACGATCGACGATATCGCGAAAGAAGTACTGGTTCGTCACCGTGTTGGTTACCCTGCTCGTGAAATCCCAGCTCAGATTCTTGATGTGGGTGGTGTTTACCAGTGGAAACAACGTGGCGAGAAACACTTATTTAATCCAGAAACGATTTCTCTACTTCAAGAGTCGACGCGTAACAAAGATTACGAACAGTTCAAGAAGTACGCAAAAGCCGTTGATGATCAAGGCGATAACGCAGCAACATTGCGTAGCCAATTAGCGTTCATTAAGAACCCAGCAGGCTCTATTCCTCTTGCAGAAGTAGAACCGATTGAAAAAATTCTGACTCGTTTTGCAACCGGTGCCATGAGCTTTGGTTCAATCTCGCATGAGGCTCACTCAACACTGGCTGTTGCCATGAACCGTATCGGTGCGAAATCTAACTCAGGCGAAGGGGGTGAAGACCCTGTTCGTTTCGAGCGTAAAGAAAATGGCGATTGGGAACGTTCAGCAATCAAGCAGGTTGCTTCGGGCCGTTTCGGTGTGACTTCTTACTACCTATCGAATGCTGATGAACTTCAGATTAAGATGGCTCAAGGCGCGAAACCTGGCGAAGGTGGTCAACTACCTGGCGATAAAGTCGATGACTGGATCGGTGCCACTCGTCACTCGACTCCGGGCGTAGGTCTTATTTCGCCACCGCCACACCACGATATCTACTCAATCGAAGATTTGGCTCAGCTTATCTACGATCTGAAAAACGCAAACCGTGCAGGCCGAGTGAACGTGAAACTCGTATCGGAAGCGGGCGTGGGTACGATCGCATCGGGTGTTGCTAAAGCGAAAGCTGATGTTGTTCTTATTGCTGGTTTTGATGGCGGTACGGGGGCATCACCAATGTCATCTATTCGTCACACCGGTCTTCCTTGGGAGCTTGGTCTAGCTGAAACTCACCAAACACTACTGAAAAACGGCTTACGTAACCGTATCGTTGTTCAGTCTGATGGTCAGATGAAAACCCCACGTGACCTTGCAGTAGCAACGTTACTTGGCGCTGAAGAATGGGGCGTAGCAACAGCAGCATTGGTTGTTGAAGGCTGTATCATGATGCGTAAGTGTCATAAGAATACCTGTCCTGTTGGTATTGCAACACAGAACAAAACACTGCGTGAGCGTTTTGATGGCCGCGTAGAAGACGTCGTGACTTTCTTCCAATACATGGCTGAAGGTTTACGTGAAGTGATGGCTGAACTCGGCTTCCGAACTATTGATGAAATGGTTGGTCAATCTCAGAAACTGAAAGTTCGTGAAGACATCGGTCACTGGAAATACAAAAACCTAGATCTGACGCCAGTTCTTCACATAGAACAAGCTCGTGCGGAAGATGGTGTGTATAACCAAACACAGCAAAATCACAACCTAGAAGATGTTCTAGACCGTAAGTTGATTCAAGCTGCAATTCCAGCACTTGAGAGAGGCGAAGGCGTGAATGCGACCTTCCCTATCATCAACACGGATCGCTCTGCGGGTACCATGCTGTCGAACGAAATCTCGAAGATCTACAAAGACCAAGGTCTACCACAACCAATGAACGTCAAGTTCCACGGCAGTGCCGGCCAATCTTTTGGTGCATTCCTGGCGAAAGGCGTAAAATTCGAAGTGGAAGGTGACGCGAACGATTACTGGGGTAAAGGTCTGTCTGGCGGTACGTTAGTACTGTATCCAGATGCCAAATCGACGATCGTCGCAGAAGATAACATCGTGGTGGGTAACGTCTGTTTCTACGGTGCGACGTCTGGTGAATCTTACATCCGCGGTATGGCTGGTGAACGTTTCTGTGTTCGTAACTCGGGCGCGAAAGTCGTTGTTGAAGGTGTCGGTGATCACGGCTGTGAATACATGACTGGCGGTGTCGCTGTTATTCTTGGTTCAACAGGTCGTAACTTTGCTGCCGGCATGAGTGGCGGTGTCGCTTATGTTTGGGACAAGGCAGGAGACTTCAATACTAAGTTAAACGCTGAACTTGTCGACCTAGATCCAATCGAAGCAGAAGATAAAACGCTGCTTAAAGAAATGCTAACTAAGCATGTTGAATTCACAGGAAGTGAAGTTGCTCAGTCTTTCTTAAACAACTTTGAGGCGAACATTGCGTCACTGGTGAAAGTCATGCCACGTGATTACAAAGCGGTTCTTCAAAGACGTAAAGCTGAAGCACAACAGGCACAAACGGAACAAGTGGAGGCAGTATAATGGGTAAGCCTACTGGATTTTTAGAACATGGTCGTGAGCTTCCAAAGAAGTTAGACCCATCAGTGCGTATTGAAGACAACAAAGAATTCGTTCTTAACGACGAATTTGGTGAGAAAATTGGTACGCAGGCCTCTCGTTGTATGGACTGTGGTGTTCCGTTTTGTCATAACGGATGCCCAATCGGTAACATTATTCCAGAATTTAACGATGCGGTTTACCGTGACAGCTGGGAAGAAGCTTGGAACATCTTAAGCTCAACCAATAATTTCCCTGAATTTACAGGTCGAGTGTGTCCTGCTCCTTGTGAAAGTGCTTGTGTACTGGGTATCAACCAAGACCCAATCACCATCTGCAACATCGAGAAAACCATTGTAGAAACTGCGTACCGTGAAGGGTACGCAAAACCGAAAACACCACGTTCTCGTACAGGAAAAACCATTGCAATTATCGGTTCTGGTCCTGCTGGTTTAGCCGCCGCTGAGCAGCTAAATAGTGCGGGTCACTCTGTGACAGTATTTGAACGTGACGAAAAAGTTGGCGGCCTACTTCGGTTCGGTATTCCAGATTTCAAACTGGGTATGGACGTGATTGATCGCAAAATCAATCTAATGGCAGAAGCGGGCGTTGAGTTTAAAGTTAACCAGCACATCGGTGTTGATGTTAACGCTCAACAGCTACGTCAAGAGTTTGATGTGGTATTGCTAACCGGTGGTTCTACGGTCCCACGCGACTTACCAATCCCAGGTCGTGAGCTGAAAGGCGTTCACTTTGCCATGGAGTTCCTTGGCCAAAATAACCGTCGTGCCAATGATCTCGACCTAAAAACGGAAGAGATTCACGCTAAAGATAAGCACGTTGTGGTTATCGGTGGTGGTGATACTGGTTCAGACTGTGTGGGGACATCAAACCGCCATAGAGCAGCAAGCATTACTCAGGTAGAGATCATGCCGGTCCCACCAGAAAAACGCCCTGCTAATATGCCTTGGCCTCAATATCCAATGATCATGAAAACGACCACTTCACATGAAGAAGGCTGTGAACGTCATTGGAATATTCTGACAAAAGAATTTATCGGTAACGATAAAGGCGAAGTCACAGGTTTACGTATTGCAGACATTGTATGGCAAGACGCCAAACCAGGTGAGCGCCCAGGATTTGACGAAGTGGCTAACTCTGAGCGTGTGATTCCGTGTGATATGGCATTCCTAGCGATGGGCTTCTTGCACCCTGAGCCAACCGGTGTCCTAGCTCAGCTCGACATTAAACTGGATGATCGTGGTAACGTAGCTTCTGAAGGCTACGCAACCAACCAGAAAGGTGTTTTCGCTGCTGGTGATATGCGTACAGGCCAGTCTCTCGTAGTTCGTTGTATTAACGAAGGTCGTGAATGTGCCATTGCTATTGATAACTTCTTGATGGGTAACTCCAACTTAGAAGCGAAAGCCGATTCATTAATGCTCGCTAACTAGGCAAGCATTAATGAGGAGGTAATCACACGATTTCTGTCTGTTTACCTCTATCAGACCTATCACATCACTTATGATATTAAGCCAGCACTCGATGCTGGCTTTTTTTGTTTTTCCTCTCCCAAAAACACACAAATCATGTTAGTAAAATGTAAATAAACCATTCTTATCTTCATGAATTAAAAGTACATTATCAGAGTATTACGTGGTAAATCTCACTACAACATGATATTTATCCAATAACTTGACCTTTTTTACAATAACCTATATTTTGTGAATCAATCGATATCAGAATTGATAAAATTTGTTAACTCTAGAAGGCATTTGATTGCATATCTAAATACACTTATAACAACAATCATGAGTAGTTAGTCATTTACTGTCTGGATGACAGAGAAGCAAAGGGAGAATTGCAATGGCTTTATATGATCCAAGTCTTGAGAAAGATAACTGTGGGTTTGGTTTGATCGCGCATATGGAAGGCGAGCCAAGCCACAAACTCGTTCGCACCGCCATTTCTGCATTAGACCGCATGACCCACCGAGGTGGTATAGCCGCCGATGGAAAGACAGGAGATGGGTGTGGACTGCTGCTACAAAAACCCGACAGTTACCTGCGCCTCATCGCTGAAGAACAAGGCTTTAACCTCAGCC
Coding sequences within it:
- a CDS encoding TIGR01212 family radical SAM protein (This family includes YhcC from E. coli K-12, an uncharacterized radical SAM protein.), which gives rise to MQLHELVNTIGQDLQRRYGEKVHKLTLHGGFSCPNRDGTIGRGGCTFCNVSSFVDEETLVKGIAEQLTDRAGEVKRARKYLAYFQAYTNTYAEVQVLRNMYEEALKAADIVGLCVGTRPDCVPDSVLDLLSEYVNKGYEIWLELGLQTASNKTLKHINRGHDFECYAEITKRARSLGIKVCTHLIVGLPKETRDDNLATLEKVLQVGTDGIKLHGLHIVEGSTMAKAWKAGKLTAPELDDYVSIASELIRMTPPDIIFHRVASAARRPTLLAPLWCENRWLAMTEIGRALDRDGAQGSLLNQPFIYSKPVLADH
- the gltB gene encoding glutamate synthase large subunit — its product is MVDREQSAQGMYTPELEHDACGIGFVAHLKNRKSHDVVTQALDMLARMEHRGGQGCDPCSGDGAGILLQKPHEFLLEESVSLGIKLPSFEKYGVGVVLFPKDEHKRAQCRDILERNAQRLELEVLGYRELPTDNSMIGADPLSTEPQFEHVFISGGPSTTPEELERKLYVLRNYTVRVCLESVSNIGDDFYINSMSYKTLVYKGQLTTEQVPQYFLDLQNPTMVTALALVHSRFSTNTFPRWRLAQPFRYIAHNGEINTVRGNLNWMKAREAIIESDLFTKAEIDMLLPICQEGSSDSSNFDMALELLVLSGRSLPHALMMMIPEAWQENKNMDPTRRAFYQYHANVMEPWDGPASVCFTDGVQVGATLDRNGLRPSRYTVTKDDFLVMASESGVVEIAPENVEYRGRLQPGRIFVADLEQGRIISDEEVKDGIASAQPYEKWVEENLLSLKKLPDASNEFNQPSPEKLLHKQQSFGVSSEEVNEIILPLAKTGYEPLSAMGADWPLAILSHQSQHLSNYFKQLFAQVTNPPIDPIRERMVMSLNTYLGKDQNLLAETPEHCQKVELESPVLSNSELEKLRAIDNEHLQSKTLDIVFQANGDEGKLERALKRICQYAEDAVIDGYSIILLTDRAVNSNHAAIPAMLAVGAVHHHLIRKGLRAKCDIVVETGDARETHHFATLIGYGANAVNPYLVIETIVELQRIKKLDPTVHPRELFDNYRKGVNGGLLKIFSKMGISTLQSYHGAQIFEALGISKSVVEKYFTGTVSRIQGLTIDDIAKEVLVRHRVGYPAREIPAQILDVGGVYQWKQRGEKHLFNPETISLLQESTRNKDYEQFKKYAKAVDDQGDNAATLRSQLAFIKNPAGSIPLAEVEPIEKILTRFATGAMSFGSISHEAHSTLAVAMNRIGAKSNSGEGGEDPVRFERKENGDWERSAIKQVASGRFGVTSYYLSNADELQIKMAQGAKPGEGGQLPGDKVDDWIGATRHSTPGVGLISPPPHHDIYSIEDLAQLIYDLKNANRAGRVNVKLVSEAGVGTIASGVAKAKADVVLIAGFDGGTGASPMSSIRHTGLPWELGLAETHQTLLKNGLRNRIVVQSDGQMKTPRDLAVATLLGAEEWGVATAALVVEGCIMMRKCHKNTCPVGIATQNKTLRERFDGRVEDVVTFFQYMAEGLREVMAELGFRTIDEMVGQSQKLKVREDIGHWKYKNLDLTPVLHIEQARAEDGVYNQTQQNHNLEDVLDRKLIQAAIPALERGEGVNATFPIINTDRSAGTMLSNEISKIYKDQGLPQPMNVKFHGSAGQSFGAFLAKGVKFEVEGDANDYWGKGLSGGTLVLYPDAKSTIVAEDNIVVGNVCFYGATSGESYIRGMAGERFCVRNSGAKVVVEGVGDHGCEYMTGGVAVILGSTGRNFAAGMSGGVAYVWDKAGDFNTKLNAELVDLDPIEAEDKTLLKEMLTKHVEFTGSEVAQSFLNNFEANIASLVKVMPRDYKAVLQRRKAEAQQAQTEQVEAV
- a CDS encoding glutamate synthase subunit beta; the protein is MGKPTGFLEHGRELPKKLDPSVRIEDNKEFVLNDEFGEKIGTQASRCMDCGVPFCHNGCPIGNIIPEFNDAVYRDSWEEAWNILSSTNNFPEFTGRVCPAPCESACVLGINQDPITICNIEKTIVETAYREGYAKPKTPRSRTGKTIAIIGSGPAGLAAAEQLNSAGHSVTVFERDEKVGGLLRFGIPDFKLGMDVIDRKINLMAEAGVEFKVNQHIGVDVNAQQLRQEFDVVLLTGGSTVPRDLPIPGRELKGVHFAMEFLGQNNRRANDLDLKTEEIHAKDKHVVVIGGGDTGSDCVGTSNRHRAASITQVEIMPVPPEKRPANMPWPQYPMIMKTTTSHEEGCERHWNILTKEFIGNDKGEVTGLRIADIVWQDAKPGERPGFDEVANSERVIPCDMAFLAMGFLHPEPTGVLAQLDIKLDDRGNVASEGYATNQKGVFAAGDMRTGQSLVVRCINEGRECAIAIDNFLMGNSNLEAKADSLMLAN